From a single Limibacillus halophilus genomic region:
- a CDS encoding CbtB domain-containing protein, which produces MKSATAVQRQSAARAPLAAKRIAGASLALILGLGLLTVGGFASGDLLHDAAHDGRHSFAFPCH; this is translated from the coding sequence ATGAAGAGCGCGACCGCTGTCCAACGTCAATCCGCCGCGCGAGCCCCCCTTGCTGCCAAAAGGATCGCCGGCGCTTCGCTGGCGTTGATCCTGGGCCTCGGTCTCCTGACAGTCGGCGGCTTTGCTTCCGGCGACTTGCTGCATGACGCTGCGCATGACGGGCGTCACAGTTTCGCGTTCCCCTGCCACTGA
- a CDS encoding GNAT family N-acetyltransferase/peptidase C39 family protein, with the protein MRSRTTSKEKTAPAADSDSTGGIIIRPAKAEDLAQLVALEDACFSADKLSRRSFHHLLRKGHALFRVAESPDGQLQGYALVLLHGTSSLSRLYSLAVLPNQRGANLGARLLLEVEEAARDEGCAYVRLEVRRDNAAAIALYHRAGYRDIGIWNAYYEDDVDALRMEKRLVGGPMPDMPHVPFYEQTQEFTCGPACLLMALSAFLPDYEPSTTEELRLWREATLIFMTSGHGGCGPYGLALAAQRRGLKPEIFVTDPGSLFLQSVRSMKKRQAMKLVQEDFRNQAKAAKIATHRRRLTAKDLRRFLNSGALPVVLVSSYRMWGEKMPHWVVVTGCDDRLFYLHDPFVDRDEGKTPLDSINIAVRGEELERMARYGQNRLSAAIVLSTPDTTSRGAG; encoded by the coding sequence ATGCGAAGCCGTACAACCAGCAAAGAAAAGACAGCACCGGCCGCTGATTCGGATTCGACCGGCGGCATAATTATCAGGCCGGCGAAGGCAGAAGATCTGGCGCAACTCGTCGCGTTGGAAGACGCTTGCTTTAGTGCCGACAAGCTATCGCGGCGGAGCTTCCATCATCTGCTGCGCAAGGGGCATGCCTTGTTCCGCGTAGCCGAGTCGCCGGATGGACAGTTGCAGGGATATGCGTTGGTCCTGCTGCACGGAACTTCGTCGTTGTCCCGGCTTTATTCCCTGGCGGTTCTCCCCAATCAGCGCGGCGCCAATCTCGGCGCGCGCTTGTTGTTGGAGGTGGAGGAGGCCGCGCGTGACGAGGGTTGCGCTTATGTCCGATTAGAGGTGCGACGCGACAATGCCGCAGCAATCGCGCTTTATCACCGCGCCGGTTATCGCGACATCGGTATTTGGAACGCCTATTACGAAGACGACGTTGATGCGCTGCGAATGGAAAAGCGGTTGGTCGGTGGCCCCATGCCGGACATGCCGCATGTTCCCTTCTACGAGCAGACGCAGGAATTCACTTGTGGGCCAGCCTGTCTGTTGATGGCCTTATCGGCATTTTTGCCCGACTATGAACCAAGCACGACCGAAGAACTGCGGCTCTGGCGAGAAGCCACTTTGATCTTCATGACTTCCGGACACGGAGGATGTGGTCCCTATGGTCTTGCCTTGGCAGCGCAGCGGCGCGGATTGAAACCAGAAATATTCGTAACCGATCCCGGGTCCCTTTTCCTGCAATCGGTCCGCAGTATGAAAAAGCGGCAGGCCATGAAGTTGGTTCAGGAGGATTTCAGAAACCAAGCCAAGGCGGCGAAGATCGCAACGCATCGGCGTCGGCTGACGGCAAAGGACCTGAGGCGCTTCCTGAACAGTGGCGCCCTACCCGTGGTTCTCGTCAGCAGTTATCGAATGTGGGGCGAGAAGATGCCGCATTGGGTGGTGGTAACGGGCTGCGATGATCGTTTGTTTTATCTACACGACCCCTTTGTCGATCGCGACGAGGGAAAGACACCCTTGGATTCCATTAACATTGCTGTGCGCGGCGAGGAGCTCGAACGCATGGCTCGCTACGGCCAGAATAGGCTCAGCGCCGCCATCGTGTTGTCGACGCCAGACACAACATCTAGAGGCGCAGGTTAG
- the fdhD gene encoding formate dehydrogenase accessory sulfurtransferase FdhD, which yields MTRQHTSGETPLEKGVRSLRRGQAKATSAAELGEFLVRPNPDDPRLTESVRGLDQDGQAIETRVVMERPLTLYLNRQEIVTMMTIGDHVDYLAVGYLLNQNMLRADDRITEIDHDEDLEVVVVRTERETDYEEKLQKKVRTSGCAQGTVFGDLMEKFEDVRLAKDARLRTSWLAALSRKINGAPSLYLEAGAIHGCVLCEEERPLVYMEDVGRHNAVDKIAGYMFMEGLSPDDKIFYTTGRLTSEMVIKTVQMGIPILVSRSGFTAWGVDLARQAGLTLIGRAKGKRFVALAGQERIIFDDDPKQDGEEDPRHARKGSREADND from the coding sequence ATGACGCGCCAGCATACATCAGGTGAAACCCCGCTTGAAAAAGGAGTCCGCAGCCTGCGGCGCGGTCAGGCGAAGGCCACCAGTGCGGCCGAGTTGGGGGAATTTCTGGTGCGGCCGAACCCCGACGATCCGCGCCTGACGGAATCCGTCAGGGGCTTGGACCAAGATGGCCAAGCGATTGAGACACGGGTGGTTATGGAACGGCCCTTGACGCTTTATCTGAACCGCCAGGAGATCGTCACCATGATGACGATCGGCGATCACGTCGATTATCTTGCCGTCGGATATTTGCTGAACCAGAACATGCTGCGCGCGGACGACCGGATTACCGAGATCGATCATGACGAAGATCTGGAGGTTGTCGTCGTCCGCACCGAGCGGGAAACCGATTACGAGGAGAAGCTGCAGAAAAAGGTGCGCACCTCCGGCTGTGCGCAAGGGACGGTTTTCGGCGATCTCATGGAAAAGTTTGAAGACGTGCGGTTGGCAAAAGACGCGCGTTTGCGGACCTCGTGGCTCGCGGCGCTATCGCGCAAGATCAATGGTGCGCCGAGCCTCTATCTCGAAGCGGGCGCGATCCATGGTTGCGTGCTCTGCGAGGAGGAACGGCCGCTGGTCTACATGGAGGATGTCGGCAGACATAACGCAGTGGACAAGATAGCGGGCTATATGTTCATGGAGGGATTGTCTCCCGACGATAAGATTTTCTACACGACCGGCCGCCTGACGTCGGAGATGGTCATAAAGACGGTCCAGATGGGTATTCCAATCCTGGTTTCGCGCTCCGGCTTTACGGCCTGGGGAGTCGATCTAGCCCGCCAGGCAGGCCTGACATTGATCGGTCGTGCAAAAGGTAAGCGCTTCGTCGCTCTGGCAGGGCAAGAGCGGATCATCTTTGACGACGACCCCAAGCAGGATGGCGAGGAAGACCCGCGCCAC
- a CDS encoding 4Fe-4S binding protein has translation MEIDGKQLLICNCEGTMPLDGRKLGKACKAVGIAGDVEINSQLCRAQVANFETALGKGKPVMVACTQEAPLFNEIASERAFEGEISYFNIRELAGWSAQAERAAPKIAALAAAAAVDPKPTPGVAFASEGICLVYGHDERALEAADKLASRLDVTVLLTGDVEVIPPRTMHFPIFRGRITQARGHLGKFSINLDGYAAADPSSRMQLQYGPPKSNVFTECDLILDLTGGTPLFTGHERRDGYHRPDPDNPSAVLEAILELSESVGEFEKPRYVRYDAGICAHGRSRKTGCTRCLDVCPAGAIKSLGDIVEIDGHVCAGCGMCASVCPTGAATYQLPAGDSLFMRLRALLTAYDKAEGRDAVLLLHDERYGGELLSLMSRAGPGLPANVLPLAINEITQVGIDFLTSALAFGAEQIAILVGPEKSGELEGLASQIGLVETVMEGLGYGAGRVTLLDQVDPDAVAEALNDLPRMKKAPAGSFLPIGGKRSRTGLALAHLHAKAPAPVDILPLPKGAPFGTVQVDTSGCTLCLACVGACPTGALSDDPDRPLLAFNEEACVQCGLCKNTCPEQVIALEPRFNFTTEAKNTRVLNEAEPFHCLRCGKPFGVAQSVERIADQLADKHPMFMGGPAVERIMMCEDCRVVVQFDAAQPLASGVRPRIRTTDEDLRNRALGIADEEDT, from the coding sequence ATGGAAATAGACGGCAAGCAACTGCTGATCTGCAATTGCGAGGGCACGATGCCTTTGGATGGGCGCAAGCTTGGCAAGGCTTGCAAAGCCGTCGGCATTGCAGGCGACGTTGAAATAAACAGCCAGCTTTGCCGCGCCCAAGTGGCCAATTTCGAGACGGCATTGGGCAAGGGAAAGCCTGTCATGGTGGCCTGCACGCAGGAGGCGCCGCTGTTCAACGAAATCGCGAGTGAACGCGCGTTCGAGGGTGAAATCAGTTACTTCAATATACGCGAGCTGGCCGGTTGGTCCGCTCAGGCAGAGCGGGCTGCACCCAAGATCGCGGCACTGGCGGCGGCGGCGGCGGTAGACCCCAAGCCGACCCCCGGCGTCGCTTTCGCGTCGGAAGGCATCTGTCTCGTTTATGGCCATGACGAGAGGGCGCTGGAAGCGGCGGACAAGCTGGCCTCCAGGCTGGACGTCACTGTGTTGTTAACCGGCGATGTAGAAGTCATTCCGCCGCGTACAATGCACTTCCCCATCTTCCGCGGACGCATCACCCAAGCGCGCGGGCACCTGGGTAAGTTTTCCATTAACTTGGACGGTTACGCCGCGGCCGATCCCTCCAGCCGCATGCAGTTACAGTACGGGCCGCCCAAATCGAACGTCTTTACGGAATGCGATTTGATCCTGGATTTGACCGGTGGCACACCGCTCTTTACCGGGCATGAGCGCCGGGACGGCTATCACAGGCCGGACCCCGACAACCCCAGCGCGGTCCTTGAGGCCATTCTGGAACTCTCAGAATCTGTCGGTGAGTTCGAGAAGCCACGCTACGTGCGCTACGACGCAGGAATCTGCGCCCATGGGCGCAGCCGCAAGACCGGCTGCACCCGCTGCCTGGATGTTTGCCCTGCCGGTGCGATCAAGTCGCTGGGCGACATCGTCGAGATCGATGGCCATGTTTGCGCCGGTTGCGGCATGTGCGCGTCGGTCTGTCCCACCGGCGCCGCGACCTACCAGCTTCCGGCGGGCGATAGTCTCTTCATGCGCCTACGCGCCTTGCTGACCGCGTACGATAAAGCCGAGGGACGAGACGCCGTGCTGCTGCTGCACGATGAGCGGTATGGCGGCGAACTGCTGTCGCTCATGAGCCGCGCCGGCCCCGGCCTACCCGCCAATGTTCTGCCATTGGCGATAAACGAGATTACCCAGGTCGGAATTGATTTCCTGACCAGTGCGCTGGCCTTCGGCGCTGAGCAGATCGCGATCCTGGTCGGCCCGGAAAAGTCAGGCGAGCTGGAGGGACTGGCGAGCCAGATCGGCTTGGTGGAAACCGTCATGGAAGGTCTTGGCTATGGCGCCGGACGTGTGACCCTGCTGGACCAGGTCGATCCCGATGCGGTCGCGGAAGCACTCAACGACCTACCTCGCATGAAGAAGGCCCCGGCGGGGTCCTTCTTGCCGATCGGCGGCAAGAGAAGCCGTACGGGCCTCGCCCTGGCACACCTCCATGCGAAGGCCCCCGCACCTGTCGATATCCTGCCGCTACCCAAAGGCGCCCCCTTCGGCACCGTGCAGGTCGACACGAGCGGATGTACGCTCTGCCTTGCCTGCGTCGGCGCCTGTCCGACCGGTGCGCTCTCAGACGATCCGGACCGTCCATTGTTGGCCTTCAACGAAGAAGCCTGTGTGCAGTGCGGCCTATGTAAGAACACCTGTCCAGAGCAGGTTATCGCCCTGGAGCCCAGGTTCAACTTCACGACCGAGGCAAAAAACACCCGCGTTTTGAACGAAGCCGAACCCTTCCATTGCCTGCGCTGCGGCAAGCCGTTTGGTGTCGCACAGTCCGTCGAGCGGATTGCCGACCAACTCGCAGACAAACATCCCATGTTCATGGGCGGTCCGGCGGTCGAACGGATCATGATGTGCGAGGACTGTCGGGTCGTGGTACAATTCGATGCGGCGCAACCACTCGCCAGCGGTGTCAGACCGCGCATACGGACCACTGACGAGGACCTGCGCAACCGCGCTCTTGGCATTGCGGACGAAGAGGATACCTGA
- a CDS encoding C40 family peptidase: MPDSTIAEPLDRRLHAFRPDLADARLEGKVAAPKFVTGKPAQLDAPQAAVRKAANGDSEQEAELLYGDRVLVFEEKAGWAWIQGQRDGYVGYVESKLLSDRLWDPTHRVAALRTPLFAGPGLKTAIRAHLHMESAVCVEEQQGNYGQTRDGWVYAPHLTAFDQTEPDYVATALKFLGAPYVWGGRSSLGLDCSGLVQIALQRAGLPCPRDSDMQAKSDLLGEQLVVTSAPERGDLIYWKGHVAIALNATEVVNATASGMAVIVEPLAAINARAVAESGQGVIAIRRPAVSARLSRAS; the protein is encoded by the coding sequence ATGCCGGATTCGACGATCGCCGAGCCTCTCGACAGGCGCTTGCACGCGTTCCGGCCGGATTTGGCCGATGCACGTCTGGAGGGCAAGGTCGCGGCTCCGAAGTTCGTGACCGGAAAACCTGCCCAGCTCGACGCACCGCAAGCCGCGGTCCGCAAAGCGGCCAACGGCGATTCCGAACAGGAAGCCGAACTGCTTTACGGCGATCGCGTTTTGGTCTTCGAGGAAAAAGCTGGATGGGCTTGGATTCAAGGGCAGCGCGACGGCTATGTGGGTTACGTTGAAAGCAAGCTGTTGAGCGATCGGCTTTGGGATCCCACTCATCGGGTCGCAGCGCTTCGCACCCCCCTGTTTGCCGGCCCTGGCCTCAAGACGGCCATTCGCGCCCATCTACACATGGAATCCGCGGTCTGCGTGGAAGAACAGCAAGGCAATTACGGGCAAACACGCGATGGCTGGGTCTATGCACCGCATCTGACCGCCTTCGACCAGACCGAACCGGACTATGTGGCCACGGCGCTCAAGTTTTTAGGAGCCCCCTATGTGTGGGGCGGACGTTCGAGCCTTGGTCTGGATTGCTCCGGACTTGTCCAGATTGCATTGCAGCGCGCCGGGCTCCCCTGCCCGCGCGATAGCGATATGCAAGCCAAAAGCGATCTGCTGGGTGAACAACTTGTCGTTACGTCGGCACCTGAGCGCGGCGACTTGATCTACTGGAAAGGCCATGTCGCGATTGCCCTGAATGCAACAGAGGTCGTAAACGCAACGGCTTCGGGCATGGCGGTGATCGTGGAGCCGTTGGCGGCTATCAACGCGCGGGCTGTGGCAGAAAGTGGTCAGGGTGTCATTGCGATCCGGCGACCGGCGGTCTCGGCAAGGTTGTCGCGCGCTAGTTAG
- a CDS encoding NAD kinase, whose product MKIAIVSADSGEAKTAEKRLKQRYGCAAPQDASVIVALGGDGFMLETAHAHLGSGKAIYGMNRGTVGFLMNAYDEDNLEERLSAAEQVKLNPLRMLSRTVDGQEQNALAINEVSLLRQSRQAAKIRISVDGVLRLDELICDGILLSTPAGSTAYNLSAHGPIIPIGTPLLAMTPISAFRPRRWRGALLPHRARVRFDVLDAQKRPVSATADYTEVRDVASVEVYEDRDVSVPLLFDSEHNLEERILREQFLP is encoded by the coding sequence TTGAAGATTGCAATCGTTTCGGCTGACTCCGGGGAAGCAAAGACAGCCGAAAAGCGTTTGAAGCAGCGCTACGGCTGCGCGGCGCCCCAGGATGCTTCTGTGATCGTTGCTCTGGGAGGCGACGGGTTCATGCTGGAAACCGCCCACGCCCACCTCGGCAGCGGCAAGGCCATCTACGGTATGAATCGTGGCACCGTCGGCTTCCTTATGAATGCCTACGATGAAGATAACCTCGAAGAGCGCCTGAGCGCTGCCGAACAGGTAAAACTCAATCCTTTGCGAATGTTGTCCCGCACAGTCGATGGACAGGAGCAGAATGCCCTGGCGATCAACGAGGTTTCGCTCCTGCGACAAAGCAGACAGGCCGCAAAAATACGTATTTCCGTCGACGGAGTGCTGCGCCTGGATGAATTGATATGCGACGGCATACTGCTATCTACGCCCGCCGGGAGCACCGCCTACAACCTCTCCGCCCATGGGCCAATCATTCCCATTGGAACCCCCTTGCTTGCGATGACGCCGATCAGCGCCTTTAGACCGCGCCGGTGGCGCGGCGCATTGCTCCCGCACCGCGCCCGGGTGCGGTTCGATGTTCTTGATGCCCAGAAGCGTCCTGTATCGGCAACGGCGGACTATACCGAGGTCCGCGATGTTGCCTCGGTCGAAGTATACGAAGACCGCGACGTCTCCGTGCCGCTGCTCTTCGACTCCGAGCACAACCTCGAAGAGCGCATTCTGCGGGAACAGTTTCTGCCCTAG
- the moaA gene encoding GTP 3',8-cyclase MoaA, translating into MIDPFGRNVSYLRVSVTDRCDFRCVYCMSEDMTFLPKKEILSLEELDRLCSAFVEMGVKKLRMTGGEPLVRRNIMWLFQRLGRHLESGALEELTLTTNGSQLSRFAEELHACGVRRINVSLDTLNPDKFKAITRWGKYDKVMEGLQAAKNAGLQVKINAVALKGVNDDELDHMVDWCGGEGFDLTFIEVMPMGDIGGETRLDQYLPLSMVRARLQEKWTLDEIDYKTGGPARYVKVRETGGRIGFITPMTHNFCESCNRVRLTCTGTLYMCLGQEDAADLRAPLRESDDDGPLHAAIAEAISRKPKGHDFIIDRRHKGPAVSRHMSVTGG; encoded by the coding sequence ATGATCGATCCCTTCGGGAGGAATGTAAGTTACCTCCGGGTTTCGGTTACGGATCGCTGCGATTTCCGTTGCGTCTACTGCATGTCCGAAGACATGACTTTCCTGCCCAAGAAGGAAATCCTCAGCCTGGAGGAGCTTGACCGTTTGTGCAGCGCCTTTGTTGAAATGGGCGTCAAGAAGCTGCGCATGACGGGTGGCGAGCCCTTGGTTCGCAGGAACATCATGTGGCTGTTTCAACGGTTGGGCCGCCATTTGGAAAGCGGCGCGTTGGAAGAGTTGACCCTCACCACGAACGGTAGTCAGCTCTCCCGTTTTGCCGAGGAACTGCATGCCTGCGGCGTACGACGCATCAACGTGTCGCTGGACACCTTGAACCCGGATAAATTCAAGGCAATCACCCGTTGGGGCAAGTACGACAAGGTGATGGAAGGACTTCAAGCGGCCAAGAACGCGGGCCTCCAGGTCAAGATCAATGCCGTGGCACTCAAGGGCGTCAATGACGACGAACTCGACCATATGGTGGACTGGTGCGGTGGCGAAGGATTCGATCTGACTTTTATCGAAGTCATGCCCATGGGAGATATCGGCGGCGAGACGCGCCTTGATCAGTATCTACCCCTTTCCATGGTCCGTGCGCGTTTGCAGGAGAAGTGGACGTTAGACGAGATCGACTACAAGACCGGCGGACCGGCGCGCTATGTAAAGGTGCGCGAAACGGGCGGGCGCATCGGTTTCATCACACCCATGACTCATAATTTCTGTGAAAGCTGTAACCGGGTTCGCTTGACCTGCACCGGTACGCTTTACATGTGCCTGGGCCAGGAAGATGCCGCCGATCTGCGCGCACCGCTGCGCGAAAGCGATGACGACGGCCCATTGCATGCGGCGATCGCCGAAGCGATTTCCCGCAAACCGAAGGGACATGACTTCATCATAGATCGTCGCCACAAAGGTCCCGCCGTCTCTCGACACATGAGTGTGACCGGAGGTTAA
- a CDS encoding HalD/BesD family halogenase, translated as MVERAAAAIDLERFPIHESQSQSYLALLAEVRQQLKETGCARLKSFVNSAAARALQDEVSGVAGQAYRSYNKVNPYFTADDPTLPASHPRRHFERRSNAFIPADSFGANSLLRAIYEWQPFTDFIRLALGESEDSFFQYDDPLADVIVNAVDPGDGFPWHFDTNTYTVTLGIQPGEGGGTFQYHPKLRSKSGENYDRVAAVLGGDLSGVRSLTLGPGDLQIFLGRYSLHRVTAVTGTTSRYVGIFSYANEPQMCGRVERTRQLYGRVLDIHLQREALLRGDTLHD; from the coding sequence ATGGTTGAAAGAGCGGCCGCAGCCATCGACTTAGAGCGCTTTCCGATTCATGAAAGTCAATCTCAATCCTATCTGGCCCTCCTCGCCGAGGTACGCCAGCAACTTAAAGAAACCGGTTGTGCCCGGCTTAAGTCCTTCGTGAACTCGGCTGCAGCGCGCGCGTTGCAGGATGAAGTCAGCGGCGTCGCAGGACAGGCCTATCGTTCTTACAACAAGGTCAATCCCTACTTCACTGCCGATGACCCCACATTGCCGGCGAGCCACCCCCGCCGCCACTTCGAACGCAGGTCTAACGCCTTCATTCCGGCGGATTCCTTTGGCGCTAACAGCCTTCTCCGTGCCATTTACGAATGGCAGCCGTTTACGGACTTTATCCGATTGGCGCTGGGTGAGAGCGAGGATAGCTTCTTTCAGTATGACGACCCGCTGGCGGACGTAATCGTAAATGCCGTGGACCCCGGAGACGGTTTCCCTTGGCATTTCGATACAAACACCTACACGGTCACACTCGGCATTCAGCCCGGCGAAGGCGGCGGCACCTTCCAATACCATCCCAAGCTGCGCAGCAAGTCAGGTGAAAACTATGATCGCGTAGCCGCCGTGCTGGGTGGCGATCTGTCGGGTGTCCGCTCCCTCACCCTTGGCCCCGGTGATTTGCAGATATTCCTCGGTCGCTACTCCCTGCACCGGGTGACCGCGGTGACCGGTACAACCTCCCGCTATGTTGGAATTTTCTCTTATGCCAACGAACCGCAGATGTGCGGGCGCGTGGAACGGACCCGCCAGCTCTACGGACGGGTCCTGGATATTCACCTGCAACGGGAAGCGCTCCTGCGGGGCGATACCCTGCACGACTAA
- a CDS encoding CbtA family protein translates to MDSLKLLRPILLTALPAGLLASILAALFQNAFVEPLILQAEAFEVANLQNPNPTVDLARLALTFLTTLIVACAYGLLLTAALMFAGERGVLQGRPMASGLLWGGAGFFVFHLAPAIGLPPELPGMPAADLVDRQVWWLGTVVCSAAALWLLFLTHRPVLAPVAAILLVLPHVLGAPHPNNLETAVPAGLAAAFTARAIAASLLLWLPLGAAVLWLAKRNALLATTDAG, encoded by the coding sequence GTGGACTCACTGAAGCTGCTTCGTCCGATACTGTTGACCGCGCTTCCTGCGGGTCTGCTGGCCAGCATTCTTGCCGCGCTGTTCCAGAATGCCTTCGTGGAGCCGCTCATTCTCCAGGCGGAGGCCTTCGAGGTTGCAAACCTCCAGAATCCTAACCCTACTGTCGATTTGGCGCGACTGGCGCTTACCTTCCTGACCACCCTGATCGTCGCTTGCGCCTATGGGCTGCTTTTGACCGCCGCGCTTATGTTTGCCGGCGAAAGAGGCGTGCTCCAAGGCCGGCCGATGGCGAGTGGATTGCTATGGGGCGGCGCAGGGTTCTTTGTCTTCCATCTTGCGCCCGCAATCGGCTTGCCGCCTGAGTTGCCCGGCATGCCTGCCGCCGACCTCGTCGACCGTCAGGTCTGGTGGCTCGGGACCGTCGTTTGCAGCGCCGCGGCTCTGTGGCTCTTGTTCTTGACGCACCGCCCTGTCCTGGCACCCGTCGCCGCCATTCTTCTCGTGCTACCGCACGTGTTGGGTGCGCCGCACCCCAACAATCTTGAAACGGCGGTTCCAGCCGGGTTGGCAGCTGCTTTCACGGCACGTGCTATCGCGGCTTCCCTGCTGCTATGGTTGCCGCTTGGCGCGGCGGTGCTGTGGCTAGCTAAACGTAATGCGTTGCTCGCGACGACGGATGCCGGTTAG
- a CDS encoding molybdopterin-guanine dinucleotide biosynthesis protein A — translation MSAVTIRSYLVLAISLWLIPGFALAQDRYVGYYYPEPSVSEVYPPRAQRLNEASRKLRLAFVTGVSAQQQESPYPAQVAVFTKGRLDNHLIIVALHDGLLDTIFRTRAYFAQLTSQSRLLPIFQNEQAIQEDFTFFDLAYMMGFTSIVASDGRDFAYKVEFNPSAVRAAN, via the coding sequence ATGAGTGCCGTTACCATTCGGTCCTATCTGGTCTTGGCGATATCGTTATGGCTGATCCCGGGATTCGCTTTGGCCCAGGATCGCTATGTTGGTTACTACTATCCCGAACCTTCCGTGTCCGAAGTCTATCCGCCTCGTGCGCAGCGCCTAAACGAAGCTTCACGCAAACTTCGCCTAGCCTTCGTGACGGGTGTTTCCGCCCAACAGCAGGAGTCACCCTATCCGGCACAGGTCGCCGTCTTCACCAAAGGTCGCTTGGACAATCACTTGATTATCGTGGCTTTGCATGACGGACTGCTCGATACGATCTTTCGTACCCGCGCCTATTTCGCTCAATTGACTTCGCAATCCCGTCTCTTGCCGATTTTTCAGAATGAACAGGCGATCCAGGAGGATTTCACCTTCTTCGACCTTGCCTACATGATGGGCTTCACCTCGATCGTCGCGAGCGACGGCCGTGACTTCGCCTATAAGGTCGAGTTCAACCCATCCGCCGTACGAGCGGCAAATTAA
- a CDS encoding RimK family protein has translation MPNHLIVVERNEDKDWAAGAGQAVTMREYVTQPGLYNGRQMRVVNLSSDLGYMDLGYYVSLLAEARGQKVVPSVGTIIDLTRKMLYSVELPEVNVILRTTLEKLAQPPKTGFSLVICFGQVQDSRFKTLAHELFDRFRCPLVRVTIAKEERWRVDSLEALSPAKLSPEEFDFFLAALEGYTKAEWRRPKARQQPRYSLAILQNPNEALPPSSAATLKRFQTIGPSIGFAVDLIQRKDYLRLAEYDALFIRETTSIDNHTYRFAKKARHEGMPVIDDPQSMLRCTNKVYLAELLQSNKLSAPRTIIVDRPQLLRVEEEIGYPVVLKIPDGSFSRGVFKAEDRAQLTEVSRKLFQRSAVILAQEFMYTKYDWRVGVLGKQPLFVSQYFMTRKHWQIVHHYKDGRVEEGGFKTMAVEDAPREVVELGVKAANLIGDGLYGVDIKQTGTGVHVIEINDNPNLDKGVEDAILKDQLYQRVLGEFLRRVEAR, from the coding sequence ATGCCGAACCATTTGATCGTGGTTGAAAGGAATGAGGACAAGGACTGGGCCGCAGGGGCTGGGCAAGCGGTCACGATGCGTGAATACGTAACCCAACCAGGCCTTTACAACGGGCGGCAGATGCGCGTTGTGAACTTATCAAGTGACTTGGGTTATATGGACTTGGGGTACTATGTATCGTTGCTGGCCGAAGCGCGGGGCCAGAAGGTCGTGCCCAGCGTCGGTACTATCATCGACCTCACCCGGAAGATGCTCTACAGCGTTGAACTGCCGGAAGTGAATGTGATCCTGCGCACGACGCTGGAAAAGTTGGCGCAGCCACCCAAGACCGGATTCTCTCTGGTCATTTGTTTCGGGCAGGTCCAGGATTCTCGCTTCAAAACCCTCGCACATGAGCTTTTCGACCGCTTCCGTTGCCCGTTGGTGCGCGTCACCATCGCCAAGGAGGAGCGCTGGCGCGTCGATAGCCTGGAGGCTCTTTCACCGGCCAAGCTTAGTCCCGAGGAGTTCGATTTCTTTCTCGCGGCGCTTGAAGGCTATACCAAGGCTGAGTGGCGACGGCCAAAGGCGCGGCAGCAACCGCGCTATAGCCTGGCGATCCTGCAGAATCCCAATGAGGCCTTGCCACCCTCTTCGGCGGCGACCCTGAAGCGGTTCCAAACGATCGGCCCTTCCATCGGCTTTGCGGTGGACCTGATCCAGCGCAAGGATTATCTGCGCCTGGCGGAGTACGATGCTCTCTTCATTCGTGAGACCACCAGCATCGACAATCACACTTACCGCTTTGCGAAGAAAGCCCGCCACGAAGGCATGCCGGTGATCGATGATCCGCAATCCATGTTGCGCTGTACGAACAAGGTCTATCTTGCCGAGTTGCTTCAGAGCAATAAACTGTCAGCGCCGCGTACGATCATCGTGGATCGTCCGCAGCTTTTGCGGGTCGAGGAAGAGATCGGTTATCCAGTCGTCTTGAAGATACCCGACGGCTCTTTTTCGCGAGGGGTGTTCAAAGCCGAGGATCGCGCGCAGTTGACCGAAGTCTCGCGCAAGCTTTTCCAGCGTTCCGCCGTTATTCTTGCCCAGGAGTTCATGTACACGAAATACGACTGGCGGGTCGGCGTGCTGGGCAAGCAACCGCTGTTTGTTTCGCAGTACTTCATGACCCGCAAACACTGGCAGATCGTCCATCATTACAAGGACGGGCGTGTCGAAGAAGGGGGGTTCAAGACCATGGCCGTCGAGGACGCGCCGCGCGAAGTCGTGGAGCTGGGGGTCAAGGCCGCCAATCTCATCGGTGACGGTCTTTATGGGGTGGATATCAAGCAGACGGGCACCGGCGTGCATGTCATAGAGATCAATGACAACCCTAACCTCGACAAAGGTGTCGAGGACGCCATACTCAAGGATCAACTATATCAGCGTGTCCTGGGGGAGTTTTTGCGCCGGGTCGAGGCGCGCTGA